ATTAATGCAATTTCTGGTCGTCTGGCTAGAACCGTCGATCGGATGCGAGCAATTCAGAAGGCCCTGCACTCTGGTGATATTGCAGATCAGTACATGATTGAGCATATGCAAAAAGAAGCAAATGAGGCAATGATTCGTGGACGC
This genomic interval from Polynucleobacter necessarius contains the following:
- a CDS encoding DUF2721 domain-containing protein yields the protein MDVSIDAITNNIQLALALVFLLTAVATLINAISGRLARTVDRMRAIQKALHSGDIADQYMIEHMQKEANEAMIRGRLCTAAIFFDVLSVVYLSP